One window from the genome of Desulfofundulus luciae encodes:
- a CDS encoding Fur family transcriptional regulator has translation MEKGTAARIERLKKNGLRLTVQREVILNALIAKSNEHPSAEDLYREARQKCPGIGRATVYRTLSLFQRLGLVRRLQLMDGSSRYEINGDPHAHFICLGCGRVFELEASPLLGSSPSGKQDFQIFGYSLRIFGLCSKCRVQGQKAPSFDPPGAQVVPEQQPFEQSMG, from the coding sequence TTGGAGAAAGGAACGGCCGCAAGAATTGAACGGTTGAAAAAGAATGGATTGCGTTTAACTGTTCAGCGGGAAGTGATTTTAAACGCTTTAATAGCAAAAAGTAATGAGCATCCCAGTGCGGAGGATTTATACAGGGAAGCCAGGCAGAAGTGTCCCGGCATCGGGCGGGCTACCGTCTACCGTACCTTAAGCCTTTTTCAACGGTTGGGTTTAGTACGCCGCCTGCAGCTTATGGACGGCTCCTCCCGTTACGAAATAAACGGCGATCCCCATGCCCATTTCATTTGTCTGGGTTGTGGCCGGGTTTTTGAGTTGGAAGCCTCACCGTTGCTAGGATCCTCTCCTTCCGGAAAACAGGATTTCCAAATCTTCGGTTATTCCTTAAGGATCTTTGGTCTTTGTTCTAAATGCCGCGTTCAGGGTCAAAAAGCACCGTCCTTTGATCCCCCCGGAGCACAGGTGGTGCCGGAACAGCAGCCTTTTGAGCAGTCAATGGGGTGA
- a CDS encoding DUF5320 domain-containing protein, giving the protein MPGFDGSGPRGAGPMTGRGQGYCIVPLTEGLSQLPAIRRPFKVKGGRGRRKFLFGLCTYGRKNKNRFMG; this is encoded by the coding sequence GAAGTGGCCCCCGGGGAGCCGGTCCCATGACCGGTCGAGGTCAGGGATATTGTATCGTTCCCTTAACGGAAGGCTTGTCTCAGCTTCCTGCCATAAGGCGGCCATTTAAAGTTAAAGGTGGCAGGGGTAGGAGGAAGTTTCTTTTTGGACTCTGCACTTACGGAAGAAAAAACAAAAACAGGTTTATGGGTTAG
- a CDS encoding DUF5320 domain-containing protein, which produces MPRGDRTGPWGMGPMTGRAMGYCAGYSVPGFASAPGWWCRPRRGSGWGAGRRGRFWLGGFPPTIGTPYVPYFPVPPENEAGVLKAHISHLENILQAFKQRLEQIQGEHKGQTEQK; this is translated from the coding sequence ATGCCACGTGGAGACAGAACGGGTCCCTGGGGTATGGGTCCGATGACCGGCAGGGCGATGGGGTATTGTGCCGGGTACAGCGTGCCCGGGTTTGCCAGCGCGCCCGGGTGGTGGTGCCGTCCCCGCCGGGGTTCCGGCTGGGGTGCGGGGCGCCGTGGCCGTTTCTGGTTGGGCGGTTTTCCCCCGACGATTGGTACGCCATATGTGCCCTATTTCCCGGTTCCTCCTGAAAATGAGGCCGGTGTGTTAAAAGCGCATATTTCCCATCTCGAAAATATCTTACAGGCATTTAAACAGCGCCTGGAGCAAATTCAAGGAGAACATAAGGGACAAACGGAACAGAAGTAA